From Rhodococcus sp. B7740:
CTCAGGTCAAGGTCTCCGCCGAAGTTGCCACTGCAGGCCGAGTTCTGGTGTCGGGCAAGCTACTTGCCGATATCACCAAGTCGTTGCCGAACAAGCCGGTCGACGTCACCGTCGACGGAACCCGCGTTCTGGTCAACTGCGGCAGCGCCAAGTTCTCACTGCCCACGATGCCGGTGGAGGACTACCCGCAGCTCCCCGAGCTGCCCAACAACACCGGTTCGCTGGCCGGCGATGTCTTCTCCGAGGCAATTGCCCAGGTCGCCGTGGCGGCGGGCAAGGACGACACACTGCCGATGCTCACCGGTATCCGCGTCGAGATCGACGGCACCAACGTCGTTCTCGCGGCCACCGACCGTTTCCGGTTGGCCGTTCGAGAGGTGGAGTGGACTCCCGCCGGCGCCGATACCACCACCGCGGTGCTCATCCCGGCCAAGACCCTGTCCGAGTCGGCCAAAACCCTCGGCGGCAACTCCGGCTCACCCGTCGAACTGGCCCTCGGTTCCGGTTCGACCATCGGTAGTGACGGGCTGCTCGGCATCGTCAGCGATGGGCGCCGCACCACGACGCGTCTGCTCGACGCCGAATTCCCGAAGTTCCGTCAGTTGCTGCCGGCCGAACACACTGCGGTGGCGACCCTCGAGATCGCGTCGCTGATCGAAGCGATCAAGCGTGTGGCTCTCGTCGCCGAGCGTGGCGCGCAGGTTCGACTGGAGTTCAACGGCGAGGGTGTGTTGCTCTCCGCAGGTGGAGACGATGCAGGTCGCGCCGAGGAGGCTCTGCCTGCCGATTTCCAGGGCGAGGCTCTGACCATCGCGTTCAACCCCGGTTACCTCATCGACGGCCTGTCGTCGCTGCACAGCGAGAAGGTTACGTTCGGATTCACG
This genomic window contains:
- the dnaN gene encoding DNA polymerase III subunit beta, giving the protein MELGSLKFRVAREDFSDSVAWVARSLPSRPPVPVLGGVLLAADEQGLTVSGFDYEVSAQVKVSAEVATAGRVLVSGKLLADITKSLPNKPVDVTVDGTRVLVNCGSAKFSLPTMPVEDYPQLPELPNNTGSLAGDVFSEAIAQVAVAAGKDDTLPMLTGIRVEIDGTNVVLAATDRFRLAVREVEWTPAGADTTTAVLIPAKTLSESAKTLGGNSGSPVELALGSGSTIGSDGLLGIVSDGRRTTTRLLDAEFPKFRQLLPAEHTAVATLEIASLIEAIKRVALVAERGAQVRLEFNGEGVLLSAGGDDAGRAEEALPADFQGEALTIAFNPGYLIDGLSSLHSEKVTFGFTTPSRPAVLRPTSDEELVPDDAGKFAAPQSEYTYLLMPVRLPG